In a genomic window of Coffea eugenioides isolate CCC68of unplaced genomic scaffold, Ceug_1.0 ScVebR1_3594;HRSCAF=4952, whole genome shotgun sequence:
- the LOC113758065 gene encoding uncharacterized protein LOC113758065 — MARTKKGAVKSPPPNKRGEASTSRQPRLKRKASRRLQLEDEPSSGEDTQQQEEQDAQGDQEEEVPYDKSRFTSAENEAWYNARRGAKVLVEKDVTSDAEEVYHLKASFAKLGWENFFNIPNFYYEELVREFYANVEDKKVFHYDTEVITSTVRGRKVRVHRADLERYLHVSDVGRKVDLKKAFKPNDLDSWNMLEALVRLGVEYKATRTTGRYSVLTSSFPESQRLLIYLFAANIIPRASGTNEARTSDIYFLDKMKHGLGNIQGIPLGSIITNHMWAVVRSNDIKHAFPYPRFLTFEFQRVGVDFSNAFPTGLKKKDVFTLDFCRFILKSKDGGGPSTQGGAQGDIRQEEEVEIERIEGAQGVETTTPPVSNEPSSSRPPTSPQDTRSFFKKIMDKLLCVEAEVKKSRQENKRNSERLRRIETKLGIEAPPTPPSSPDQATT, encoded by the coding sequence ATGGCTCGCACTAAGAAAGGTGCAGTGAAATCTCCTCCTCCTAACAAGAGAGGAGAAGCTTCGACGTCTAGACAACCGCgcttgaaaagaaaagcaagtagACGTCTACAGCTTGAGGACGAGCCATCATCTGGAGAGGATACTCAacaacaagaggaacaagaTGCACAAGGGGACCAAGAGGAGGAAGTCCCTTATGATAAGTCGCGCTTCACCTCCGCCGAAAATGAAGCTTGGTACAATGCTAGGAGGGGAGCTAAGGTATTGGTGGAAAAGGATGTCACCTCGGATGCCGAGGAGGTCTACCATCTCAAGGCCTCCTTTGCCAAATTGGGATGGGAAAATTTCTTTAACATCCCAAACTTCTATTATGAGGAGCTTGTCCGAGAATTCTATGCAAATGTGGAGGACAAGAAGGTTTTTCACTACGACACGGAGGTGATTACTAGTACAGTGCGAGGGAGAAAAGTTCGAGTCCATAGAGCTGATTTGGAGCGCTATCTTCATGTTTCGGATGTGGGGCGCAAGGTAGATTTGAAGAAAGCCTTCAAACCCAATGATTTGGACTCTTGGAACATGCTAGAGGCACTTGTACGTTTGGGGGTTGAGTACAAGGCTACTCGAACGACGGGGCGATATTCGGTATTGACTTCATCATTTCCGGAGTCGCAACGTCTCCTTATTTACCTATTTGCCGCCAATATCATTCCGAGGGCAAGTGGAACCAATGAGGCGCGCACAAGTGACATCTATTTCTTGGATAAAATGAAGCATGGCTTAGGAAACATCCAAGGCATTCCATTGGGAAGCATTATCACCAACCACATGTGGGCTGTGGTTCGCAGTAACGACATCAAACATGCTTTCCCGTATCCTCGGTTCTTGACCTTCGAGTTTCAAAGGGTTGGAGTGGATTTTTCTAACGCTTTCCCTACAGGTCTCAAGAAGAAGGACGTCTTTACATTGGATTTTTGCAGGTTCATTTTGAAGAGTAAAGACGGCGGTGGTCCTTCAACTCAAGGAGGTGCTCAAGGGGACATTAGGCAAGAGGAGGAAGTTGAAATTGAACGAATTGAAGGGGCTCAAGGGGTTGAGACAACTACCCCGCCGGTCTCAAATGAACCGTCTTCCTCACGGCCTCCAACCTCACCTCAAGACACTCGGTCGTTTTTCAAGAAGATAATGGACAAGCTGCTTTGTGTCGAGGCTGAGGTAAAGAAAAGCCGCCAAGAGAATAAGCGGAATTCCGAGCGTCTTCGTCGCATCGAGACCAAGCTGGGTATTGAAGCTCCTCCGACTCCACCATCGTCACCTGACCAAGCGACTACTTGA